A stretch of Alkalicella caledoniensis DNA encodes these proteins:
- a CDS encoding acyl-CoA dehydratase activase-related protein, translated as MFKVSIGIPRALLYYDFLPHVDTFFKALGVEVIISPPTTKKIIEKGNQLSIDEACLPVKVCMGHLAYFEDTKVDGVFLPRVISIEKNKFICPKFLGLPDYAKGALKGKINIFSPDIKISSLKEFTDSLTYFSKELSIPKKNVITALKEVNKSYGRYKDKLTSGTNLIDFIDKKNSPKKDLKIALLGHGYNIYDKGINLDIFDKMTECAEVKTIEMYTEKELAMGRQELPKPLFWTYGEKILAAALYSLKYSDVDGIVVVTAFGCGPDSFITELIGQAQRNYTKTPLMTLTLDEHSAEAGLVTRLEAFTDLLTLRRKKLWA; from the coding sequence ATGTTTAAAGTTAGTATTGGAATTCCTAGAGCTTTGCTCTATTATGATTTTTTACCCCATGTAGATACGTTTTTTAAAGCTCTAGGGGTAGAAGTGATTATATCACCCCCCACAACAAAAAAGATTATAGAAAAAGGTAACCAGTTATCCATAGATGAGGCTTGTTTACCCGTAAAAGTTTGTATGGGACACCTAGCCTACTTTGAAGATACTAAAGTAGATGGAGTGTTTCTACCCAGAGTGATATCCATAGAGAAAAACAAATTTATCTGCCCAAAATTTCTCGGGCTACCTGATTATGCTAAAGGAGCACTTAAAGGTAAGATAAATATATTCTCTCCAGATATAAAAATTAGTAGTTTAAAAGAATTTACTGATTCTTTAACTTATTTTTCTAAAGAACTATCAATACCGAAAAAAAATGTGATTACAGCTTTAAAAGAAGTAAATAAATCCTATGGAAGATATAAAGATAAATTGACTAGTGGGACGAACTTAATAGATTTCATAGACAAAAAAAATAGTCCTAAAAAAGACTTGAAAATTGCTTTGTTAGGACATGGTTATAATATCTATGACAAAGGAATAAATCTTGATATTTTTGATAAGATGACAGAATGTGCAGAGGTCAAAACCATTGAAATGTATACAGAAAAAGAGTTAGCCATGGGTAGGCAAGAACTACCTAAGCCCCTTTTTTGGACATATGGTGAGAAAATCCTTGCAGCAGCACTTTATTCCCTAAAATATTCAGATGTAGATGGAATTGTTGTGGTAACAGCCTTTGGATGTGGCCCTGACTCTTTTATAACTGAGTTAATTGGTCAGGCTCAAAGGAATTATACAAAAACACCACTTATGACACTTACTTTAGACGAGCACTCTGCAGAAGCAGGACTAGTAACTCGCCTTGAGGCATTCACAGATTTATTAACATTGAGGAGAAAAAAATTATGGGCATAA
- a CDS encoding 2-hydroxyacyl-CoA dehydratase, translating to MGITFPLFGSSYITIKSLLTWLGHDVVLPPPITEKTMALGTKHSPEFACLPLKITTGSFIEALDKGADSILMAGGVGPCRFGYYGYIQKGILEGLGYQFDTYIIEPPARDFKGAMGVINKLKRKSSWKDLVYYMYLALAKQKYFDDLHKLVLKTAPYEYGKIQSFSIYNNFLKQMDPLCDKRKMEELYLKYVEKISKLPTDKGKNVVKVKLLGEIYLVCEPAANLYMEERLANLGVEVTRTIYLADWFGVHVLKDMIPFIKKESYLDIAKDYLGHMIGGHGLETVAHTITAAEEKFDGVIQVYPFTCAPEIIAQGIVTKISAEKGIPIITFSLDQHSGEAGIQTRLEAFTDLLYQKKMLKEGELLYV from the coding sequence ATGGGCATAACATTTCCCCTTTTCGGTTCAAGTTATATCACTATTAAAAGTTTATTGACCTGGTTGGGCCACGACGTGGTTTTGCCACCCCCAATAACTGAAAAAACCATGGCTTTGGGTACTAAACATAGTCCAGAGTTTGCATGTCTACCCCTTAAAATAACAACTGGCAGTTTTATTGAGGCCTTAGATAAAGGTGCAGACAGTATACTTATGGCTGGCGGAGTTGGACCTTGTAGATTCGGCTATTATGGCTATATTCAAAAAGGTATTTTAGAAGGATTAGGATACCAGTTTGACACATATATCATCGAGCCACCAGCTAGGGACTTTAAAGGGGCAATGGGAGTTATCAATAAGCTAAAGAGAAAATCATCATGGAAAGACTTGGTGTATTATATGTACCTAGCCTTGGCTAAACAGAAATACTTTGATGACTTACATAAGCTTGTTCTAAAAACAGCTCCATATGAGTACGGAAAGATCCAAAGTTTTTCCATATATAATAATTTTTTGAAGCAGATGGACCCATTATGTGATAAAAGGAAGATGGAAGAGCTTTATTTAAAGTATGTGGAAAAAATATCTAAATTACCCACGGATAAAGGAAAAAATGTTGTTAAAGTTAAGCTATTGGGAGAAATATATCTGGTATGTGAACCAGCAGCTAATCTATATATGGAAGAAAGACTAGCAAATCTTGGAGTAGAGGTTACACGGACAATTTATTTGGCTGACTGGTTTGGAGTGCATGTACTAAAGGATATGATCCCATTTATAAAAAAAGAAAGTTATTTAGATATAGCTAAAGATTACTTAGGACATATGATAGGGGGACACGGATTAGAAACAGTGGCTCACACTATTACTGCAGCAGAAGAAAAGTTTGATGGTGTGATTCAGGTTTATCCCTTTACATGCGCCCCAGAGATTATTGCACAAGGGATAGTAACAAAAATATCTGCTGAAAAGGGAATTCCTATTATTACTTTTTCCCTTGATCAACACTCAGGGGAAGCTGGAATTCAAACGAGACTAGAAGCGTTTACAGACTTACTATATCAAAAGAAAATGCTGAAGGAGGGGGAGCTACTTTATGTCTAA
- a CDS encoding acyl-CoA dehydratase activase yields MSKGVYLGIDVGSVSTNVVLMDKDKNLLEKHYIRTHGRPIDAVKKGLESIKGFCSDKKVLGVGTTGSGRKLAAQMVGADVVKNEITAHAMAALSYNEKVQTVLEIGGQDSKIIILRDGIVTDFAMNSVCAAGTGSFLDQQASRLGIKIEEFGPLALKSNVELRIAGRCSVFAESDMIHKQQMGNHITDILAGLCTALVRNYLNNLGKGKDIQGPIMFQGGVAANPGIVKAFEKELNHKILIPEHFDVMGAYGSAILALLLEDKGSGSIFNGFGAVEDDFSPSSFICQDCGNGCEVVELYRNGAVNGTWGDRCGKYQNKIQQKTS; encoded by the coding sequence ATGTCTAAAGGAGTATACCTAGGAATCGATGTAGGTTCAGTATCTACTAATGTTGTGTTAATGGATAAAGATAAAAACCTACTGGAAAAACATTATATTAGAACACACGGGAGACCCATAGATGCTGTAAAAAAAGGATTAGAAAGCATAAAAGGATTTTGTAGTGATAAAAAAGTTCTAGGTGTAGGTACAACAGGGAGTGGTAGAAAACTTGCAGCCCAAATGGTTGGAGCTGATGTAGTAAAAAATGAAATAACTGCCCATGCTATGGCAGCACTAAGTTATAACGAAAAAGTTCAGACTGTCCTAGAAATAGGTGGACAGGATTCTAAAATTATTATTCTAAGGGATGGTATTGTTACAGATTTTGCTATGAATAGTGTATGTGCAGCTGGAACAGGTTCCTTTTTAGATCAGCAAGCATCTCGCTTAGGGATAAAAATTGAGGAGTTTGGACCATTGGCTTTGAAATCAAATGTGGAATTAAGAATAGCAGGTAGGTGCTCAGTCTTTGCCGAATCAGATATGATCCACAAACAACAGATGGGTAACCATATAACAGATATACTAGCTGGACTGTGTACAGCCTTAGTGAGAAACTATTTAAATAATCTTGGAAAAGGGAAGGATATACAAGGCCCCATTATGTTCCAAGGTGGTGTTGCCGCAAACCCAGGTATAGTAAAAGCCTTTGAAAAGGAGCTAAATCACAAAATTTTAATCCCAGAACATTTTGATGTGATGGGAGCCTATGGTAGTGCCATACTAGCACTACTGCTAGAGGATAAGGGTAGTGGAAGCATTTTTAATGGTTTCGGAGCTGTGGAGGATGACTTTTCTCCATCTTCCTTCATTTGTCAGGACTGTGGAAACGGTTGTGAAGTAGTAGAACTTTACAGAAACGGGGCAGTAAACGGCACATGGGGTGACAGATGTGGTAAATACCAAAACAAGATACAGCAAAAGACATCGTAG
- a CDS encoding CBS domain-containing protein, which translates to MDIIVSHTNTDFDGFASMLACTKLYPNGKMVFPGKLNKNLREFFSLHKDAFEVILPSKIIPQEVKRLIVVDTVSQKRLGSIGPLLLNEKIEVIVYDHHPINDPLPNNIKAMIAEVGATITLLVEAIKERNIPISPFEASVFALGIYEDTGSLTYSTTTVRDVKAVAYLLERGAKLSLVSEYITKPLNQGQRELLDQLLENSKNIKINGWNILLTTGSMDEFIGGVGEITKKIGNLEGVDGIFTVVHMIDRVHVVARSLNEAMTVLPPIRSLGGGGHEKAASATIKGDDLEKIVHDLLEALKEVPSPMLAKDIMTRPVKTIHQDTKIEEANKLMLRYGHTGFPVVDKDILVGIISRRDVDKAIHHKLGHSPVKGVMSRNIVKIKENTSFMEIQKLLIEKDIGRLPVVDKHNAIVGIITRTDVLKLIHGDETPRWHKSLYNSEDYNLASVNGNLNNVINSRLPKKIQGLLLLIGQKAEKEGYKAYAIGGFARDLILGLQNFDIDIVVENNAIEFAEKLVKYLGGKLKTFPQFGTATLTLKDGNKIDFATARMEFYPFPAAMPEVEETTIKHDLYRRDFTINTLGFKLNSPVFGDFLDFFNGKVDLEKGIIRVLYNLSFVEDPTRILRAIRFESRYGFTIEEQTLGFLTNALENNMLAQVKPKRILEELKLILSEKNGLLSMNRSIELGILEGIFGEISNKKLLIRALEETKVHINLYKKKEIKVDNEFLIYVQVILSFCNEAKQKEFLTGLQLDKSQLEDFDFFFNNYQETLQSLKNPRYFSASEIVETLQGYKKESMIVLLALSFNSTVHKRILLYVKEFSNIDIEVTGEDLKKMGLQPGPVFSDIIKKLRKEKIDNNLSSKEEELLWVRSEYLSQGQKEDF; encoded by the coding sequence GTGGACATAATTGTTAGTCATACAAATACTGATTTTGATGGGTTTGCTTCAATGCTTGCATGTACCAAACTATATCCCAACGGAAAAATGGTATTCCCAGGGAAGCTAAACAAGAATCTAAGGGAGTTCTTTTCCCTACATAAAGATGCATTTGAAGTGATTTTGCCATCGAAAATAATTCCCCAGGAAGTAAAAAGACTTATAGTTGTGGATACTGTATCCCAAAAACGATTGGGAAGTATAGGACCGCTTCTACTGAATGAAAAAATTGAGGTGATAGTTTACGATCACCACCCTATAAATGATCCTTTACCTAATAACATAAAGGCTATGATAGCTGAAGTTGGGGCAACTATAACCCTACTGGTGGAGGCAATAAAAGAGAGAAACATCCCTATTAGTCCTTTTGAAGCTAGTGTTTTTGCCCTTGGTATCTATGAGGATACAGGTAGTTTAACATATTCTACAACTACAGTAAGAGATGTGAAGGCAGTAGCCTATCTTCTTGAAAGAGGGGCAAAGCTTTCTCTAGTGTCAGAGTACATAACAAAGCCTTTAAATCAAGGACAACGTGAATTACTTGACCAACTCTTAGAAAATAGTAAGAACATAAAAATTAATGGTTGGAATATTTTACTAACAACAGGAAGTATGGATGAATTTATTGGTGGAGTAGGTGAAATCACCAAAAAGATTGGAAATTTAGAAGGTGTAGACGGTATATTTACTGTTGTGCATATGATAGATAGGGTTCATGTTGTGGCCCGTAGCTTAAATGAGGCCATGACTGTTCTTCCTCCAATTAGATCATTAGGTGGTGGGGGACATGAAAAGGCAGCGTCTGCTACTATAAAAGGAGACGACCTAGAAAAAATTGTTCATGATTTATTAGAGGCTTTAAAAGAAGTCCCCTCACCCATGCTAGCAAAAGATATTATGACAAGACCTGTGAAAACCATACATCAAGATACAAAAATAGAAGAGGCGAATAAACTTATGTTAAGATATGGGCACACAGGGTTCCCTGTTGTTGACAAAGACATACTGGTAGGTATAATTTCCCGGCGAGATGTTGATAAAGCTATCCACCATAAGCTTGGGCACAGCCCTGTAAAAGGGGTTATGTCTAGAAATATAGTTAAGATTAAAGAGAACACTAGTTTTATGGAAATACAAAAGCTACTTATAGAAAAAGATATAGGTAGACTACCTGTTGTGGATAAACACAATGCCATTGTTGGTATTATAACTAGGACTGATGTTTTAAAACTGATACATGGGGATGAAACACCTAGGTGGCATAAATCCTTATACAACTCAGAAGACTATAACCTAGCAAGTGTCAACGGCAATCTAAATAACGTGATAAACAGCCGACTACCCAAAAAGATTCAAGGACTTCTACTTCTTATAGGACAGAAAGCTGAGAAAGAAGGATACAAAGCTTACGCCATAGGGGGATTTGCTCGAGATCTTATTTTAGGATTACAGAATTTTGATATTGACATAGTGGTGGAAAACAACGCCATAGAATTTGCGGAAAAGCTTGTTAAATACTTAGGAGGTAAGCTTAAAACCTTCCCGCAGTTTGGCACTGCCACACTTACTCTAAAAGATGGCAACAAAATTGATTTTGCAACAGCTAGAATGGAGTTTTACCCATTCCCTGCTGCTATGCCAGAAGTTGAGGAAACAACAATTAAACATGACTTGTACCGTAGGGACTTTACCATAAACACATTGGGATTTAAGTTGAACAGTCCAGTTTTTGGTGATTTTTTAGATTTTTTCAATGGAAAAGTTGATCTAGAAAAAGGAATTATCCGTGTTCTTTATAATTTAAGTTTTGTGGAAGATCCCACAAGGATACTTAGAGCCATAAGGTTTGAAAGTCGTTACGGCTTTACCATTGAGGAACAAACATTAGGATTTCTAACTAATGCCTTGGAAAACAATATGTTAGCACAAGTAAAACCTAAACGTATTTTAGAGGAATTAAAGTTGATTTTATCTGAGAAAAATGGTTTGTTAAGTATGAATAGATCTATTGAGCTGGGAATCTTAGAGGGAATTTTCGGTGAAATAAGTAACAAAAAGCTATTAATAAGAGCTCTAGAGGAGACAAAAGTTCATATAAACCTGTACAAAAAGAAGGAAATTAAAGTAGACAATGAATTCCTTATATACGTACAAGTTATACTAAGCTTTTGCAATGAAGCTAAGCAGAAGGAGTTTTTAACTGGATTACAATTAGATAAAAGTCAGCTAGAAGACTTTGATTTCTTTTTTAATAATTACCAGGAGACATTACAATCCTTGAAAAATCCTCGCTATTTTTCAGCTAGCGAAATAGTTGAGACCTTACAGGGATATAAGAAGGAGAGTATGATTGTTCTACTTGCATTATCCTTTAATAGCACAGTACATAAAAGAATTCTTCTGTATGTAAAAGAATTTTCTAATATTGATATTGAAGTGACAGGGGAAGACCTTAAAAAAATGGGATTACAGCCAGGTCCGGTGTTTTCAGATATCATTAAAAAACTCAGAAAAGAAAAGATTGATAACAATCTATCTAGTAAAGAAGAAGAACTATTATGGGTAAGATCAGAATATTTATCCCAAGGACAAAAGGAGGATTTTTAA
- a CDS encoding site-2 protease family protein, giving the protein MRGLNEFLNQIHVILPALLIALTFHEYAHAKAADLLGDPTPRRSGRLTLNPVDHIDPMGLLMLVFVRFGWARPVPINPFNFRGDRNRGLIIVSVAGPLANLVLGFVSVILFYLVIIWGSPTSNVTNYLYTFFQYLTMYNIYLMLFNLIPIPPLDGSKVLSSLLSSDLRYRYQQVEQYAPFILILLLMSGVIPTILGEMASGIIGSMHSIVVAVLNAIL; this is encoded by the coding sequence TTGAGAGGATTAAATGAATTTTTAAACCAGATACACGTAATTCTACCAGCCCTTTTAATAGCACTTACATTCCATGAATATGCCCATGCCAAGGCCGCAGATTTATTAGGTGACCCAACTCCAAGACGATCTGGAAGGCTTACACTTAATCCTGTTGACCACATAGATCCCATGGGTTTGTTAATGTTAGTTTTTGTTAGGTTTGGGTGGGCAAGACCGGTGCCAATAAATCCCTTTAATTTTAGGGGAGATAGAAATAGAGGACTTATAATCGTGTCTGTTGCGGGACCATTAGCTAACCTAGTTTTAGGTTTTGTTAGTGTCATATTGTTTTATTTAGTTATTATTTGGGGGTCTCCCACAAGTAACGTAACCAATTACTTATATACATTTTTTCAATATCTAACCATGTACAACATTTACTTGATGCTGTTTAACCTAATTCCTATCCCGCCTTTAGATGGCTCAAAGGTACTTTCTAGTTTATTATCAAGTGATTTGCGTTATAGGTACCAGCAGGTTGAACAATATGCTCCATTTATTTTGATCTTGCTTCTAATGAGTGGCGTGATTCCTACTATTTTAGGTGAAATGGCCAGTGGTATAATAGGTAGTATGCATAGTATTGTAGTAGCTGTACTGAATGCTATCTTATAG
- a CDS encoding segregation and condensation protein A, with protein sequence MEYKVKLSSFEGPFDLLLHLVEKAQVDISEISIGEITEDFLNAIQDIEELDLETTSEFLVVAATLIDIKSRTLLPTRRSNVDEDIFDEDPRQQLIRRLLEYKKYKEVSQVMLELACGQEHYHTRAQEVIEPQYKPLTLSLNQLFGAFQKVLINSQRTETTVEKQHHIKKEEITIGDQMNSIFAILSEKKQVSFYSILEKSTSRYHVVISFLAILELIRLKKITAIQQEMFGEITLMFKEEVA encoded by the coding sequence TTGGAGTATAAAGTTAAACTATCTAGCTTTGAGGGACCCTTTGACCTACTACTACACCTTGTGGAAAAGGCACAAGTAGATATTAGTGAGATTTCCATTGGGGAAATAACAGAGGATTTTTTGAACGCCATACAGGACATAGAAGAGCTTGATTTAGAGACAACCAGTGAATTTTTAGTCGTTGCAGCCACCCTAATAGATATAAAGAGTAGAACATTACTTCCCACAAGGAGAAGTAATGTTGATGAAGACATTTTTGATGAAGACCCTAGGCAACAGTTGATTAGACGCTTGTTAGAGTATAAAAAGTATAAAGAGGTTTCTCAAGTTATGTTGGAGCTAGCCTGTGGGCAAGAACATTACCATACTAGGGCACAAGAAGTTATAGAGCCCCAATATAAGCCATTAACTTTATCTTTAAATCAGCTCTTTGGAGCTTTTCAAAAGGTTTTGATTAATTCTCAAAGGACCGAGACAACAGTTGAGAAGCAACACCATATAAAAAAAGAAGAAATAACAATAGGCGATCAAATGAATAGTATATTTGCCATATTATCTGAAAAGAAACAAGTATCCTTTTACTCCATATTGGAAAAAAGTACTTCCCGATACCATGTTGTTATATCATTTTTAGCAATTTTAGAATTAATAAGACTTAAAAAAATAACGGCTATACAGCAAGAAATGTTTGGAGAAATAACTTTAATGTTTAAGGAGGAAGTGGCTTAA
- the scpB gene encoding SMC-Scp complex subunit ScpB, which yields MEERSALKACIEALLFSSGEPLALAQIAEVLDTTPLLISKVLEELKSEKEEKGGLLIREVAGGIQLCTKPQYHKFIQKLFGFERYNNLTPATVETLAIVAYKQPITRAEIEDIRGVKVEKAIATLQNRGLVEEVGRKEGTGRPILYGTTQEFLNQFGLKDLKELPNLLETS from the coding sequence ATGGAAGAAAGAAGTGCATTAAAGGCTTGTATAGAAGCATTGCTATTCTCATCTGGTGAACCCCTAGCTTTAGCACAAATAGCTGAAGTTTTAGATACAACTCCTCTACTGATAAGTAAAGTTTTAGAGGAATTAAAGTCTGAAAAAGAAGAAAAAGGTGGATTACTCATCAGGGAAGTGGCGGGGGGGATTCAGCTATGTACTAAACCCCAGTACCACAAATTCATCCAAAAACTATTTGGGTTTGAGCGTTATAACAATCTAACCCCTGCCACAGTTGAAACCTTAGCAATTGTGGCATACAAGCAGCCCATAACCCGGGCGGAAATTGAGGATATACGTGGAGTAAAGGTTGAAAAAGCCATTGCTACACTGCAAAATAGAGGCCTTGTGGAAGAAGTGGGTAGAAAAGAGGGAACGGGTAGACCCATACTCTATGGAACAACCCAAGAATTTCTAAATCAATTTGGACTAAAAGATCTAAAAGAACTACCAAATTTACTAGAAACATCATGA
- a CDS encoding DUF2953 domain-containing protein: protein MRVGVEVSVYWFIPPVLWLIVMVSPVTLNVQVKKRGKDERIDVGVRLFWGLIHFDLDVPKILFRKNSIQAETELEQSHKKPYVDKKIKFPLNFKLFLEMVCELIVKKNEILKKLKLFQKISKRIVKLEYFNWETEYGLDDAALTGVVYGFIWQGKSALLFIMNKMMKFKCKPKIKLFPEFNRYVFKTELNCIFKLRVGYIIIISMFFLTMVLKYKISKKLGGGKGVRASNSRVNENGNGKHQGDGRC from the coding sequence TTGAGAGTAGGTGTAGAAGTGTCAGTATACTGGTTTATCCCCCCCGTGCTGTGGTTAATTGTTATGGTTAGCCCAGTTACACTAAATGTGCAAGTTAAAAAAAGAGGTAAGGATGAAAGAATTGACGTGGGTGTTCGTTTATTTTGGGGCCTTATACATTTTGATTTAGATGTACCTAAGATATTATTTAGAAAAAATAGTATCCAAGCTGAAACAGAGTTAGAGCAATCCCACAAAAAGCCCTATGTTGATAAAAAGATAAAATTTCCTTTGAACTTTAAACTGTTTCTCGAAATGGTTTGTGAGCTAATTGTCAAAAAAAATGAGATCTTAAAGAAGCTAAAATTATTTCAGAAAATAAGTAAAAGAATAGTTAAGCTTGAGTACTTCAACTGGGAAACAGAGTACGGCTTAGATGACGCTGCCTTGACAGGTGTTGTATATGGATTTATTTGGCAAGGAAAATCAGCCTTACTATTTATAATGAATAAAATGATGAAATTTAAATGTAAACCAAAAATTAAACTTTTCCCTGAATTCAACAGATATGTGTTTAAAACTGAGTTAAACTGCATATTTAAGCTTAGGGTCGGTTACATTATAATTATCAGTATGTTTTTTTTAACCATGGTTTTAAAATACAAAATTTCCAAAAAACTAGGAGGTGGAAAAGGTGTCAGAGCATCCAATTCAAGGGTTAATGAAAACGGCAATGGAAAGCATCAAGGAGATGGTAGATGTTAA
- the ytfJ gene encoding GerW family sporulation protein has translation MSEHPIQGLMKTAMESIKEMVDVNTVIGDAVETPDGSVIIPVSRVGFGFAAGGTEFEAHDHENEELPFGGGSGAGVSVQPVGFLVVGNNQVRLLPVSNNAIYDRLIDAVPQLMERVQEMFNEKGNGNGGDQQKLQKIEAQLAQLQAQVGNP, from the coding sequence GTGTCAGAGCATCCAATTCAAGGGTTAATGAAAACGGCAATGGAAAGCATCAAGGAGATGGTAGATGTTAACACTGTTATAGGTGATGCAGTTGAAACACCCGATGGTAGTGTAATTATACCAGTTTCAAGAGTAGGATTTGGTTTTGCAGCCGGTGGTACTGAATTTGAAGCCCATGATCATGAGAATGAAGAGTTACCTTTCGGTGGTGGTAGTGGTGCTGGTGTTTCTGTACAACCTGTGGGCTTTTTAGTTGTAGGTAATAATCAAGTTAGATTGCTACCAGTGAGCAACAATGCTATCTACGACAGGTTAATTGATGCAGTTCCTCAACTAATGGAAAGAGTTCAAGAAATGTTTAACGAGAAGGGCAATGGTAATGGTGGAGATCAACAGAAACTCCAGAAAATAGAAGCACAACTTGCTCAACTACAAGCACAAGTAGGAAACCCATAA
- a CDS encoding D-alanyl-D-alanine carboxypeptidase family protein has protein sequence MFKKISVLFIVFIYLSSGSVFAYDARSYILMDRQTKQILLAHNAQEKLEMASTTKIMTALVAIELADLESEFTIPDEAAGIEGSSIYLSAGETFKVIDLLYGLMIRSGNDSAVALAIATAGSEAHFVHLMNQKAEMIGAYNTVFANPHGLDGAIHYTTAYDLALITAHAMDNPLLKEIASTKYYKSTTKQGTVREFHSNNKFILNYPYATTSKTGWTTPAGRCLTSAAKKDEMEIVSVLLNAPNWFNDAMHMMDWGFENFEAVELVAKDAVLDIVDVVNGDKRVVPVVAGESLNFPVKKGSDPIITTEKQIHNTYAPISKGEKLGVLQFYIDGKIFYEVDLLASEDVAKKPLPWYLRLISKLNFIGNIPLESKGWYSW, from the coding sequence ATGTTTAAAAAAATAAGTGTCCTTTTTATAGTGTTTATTTATTTGAGTTCTGGCAGCGTTTTTGCGTATGATGCAAGGAGCTATATATTGATGGACCGCCAAACAAAACAGATACTTCTTGCTCACAATGCACAGGAAAAATTAGAAATGGCAAGCACCACCAAGATTATGACTGCCCTAGTGGCCATAGAGTTAGCTGATTTAGAAAGTGAGTTTACCATACCAGATGAAGCAGCAGGTATTGAAGGAAGTTCCATATATCTTAGTGCAGGTGAAACCTTTAAAGTTATAGACTTGCTATACGGCCTAATGATAAGGTCTGGTAATGACTCAGCGGTTGCTCTAGCTATTGCTACAGCAGGAAGTGAAGCCCATTTTGTACATTTAATGAACCAAAAGGCAGAAATGATAGGGGCATATAATACTGTTTTTGCTAACCCACATGGTCTAGATGGGGCAATTCATTATACAACGGCCTACGACTTAGCACTTATAACCGCACATGCCATGGATAACCCCCTATTAAAGGAGATCGCATCCACAAAGTATTATAAGAGTACAACAAAGCAAGGTACTGTAAGGGAATTTCACTCAAACAATAAGTTTATACTTAACTATCCCTATGCAACAACATCTAAGACAGGATGGACTACACCAGCTGGACGATGCCTTACCTCTGCAGCTAAAAAAGACGAAATGGAAATTGTTTCCGTATTACTAAATGCCCCAAATTGGTTTAATGATGCTATGCACATGATGGATTGGGGTTTTGAAAATTTCGAAGCTGTTGAGCTAGTGGCCAAAGATGCAGTGCTAGATATTGTTGATGTGGTAAACGGGGATAAAAGAGTTGTTCCTGTGGTAGCAGGAGAAAGTTTGAATTTCCCTGTAAAAAAAGGCTCAGACCCCATAATAACAACAGAAAAACAGATACATAATACATACGCTCCTATTTCAAAGGGGGAAAAACTAGGTGTTCTGCAGTTCTACATAGACGGTAAGATATTTTACGAAGTGGATTTACTTGCTTCTGAAGATGTAGCAAAAAAACCCTTGCCATGGTATCTAAGACTTATAAGCAAGCTAAATTTCATAGGGAATATTCCCTTAGAATCTAAGGGGTGGTATTCATGGTAA
- a CDS encoding nucleoside recognition domain-containing protein yields MVNKLWFFFIVVGIAVAAISGDIQSVTTTLLDSAEKGVTVAFGLISILTFWLGIMKLIEKSGLLNVLVKIMKPFAKFLFPDVPVNHPAMSAILLNMSANLLGMGSAATPLGLKAMEQLQELNQDKKTASDAMCTFLAINTSSLTIIPTTVIALRMATGSTDPTKIVGTTIIATLCSSIVAITVDRLFRKVYRGR; encoded by the coding sequence ATGGTAAATAAACTTTGGTTTTTCTTTATAGTAGTGGGTATTGCTGTTGCAGCCATCAGTGGTGATATTCAAAGTGTTACAACTACTTTACTAGACTCTGCTGAAAAAGGGGTTACAGTGGCCTTCGGTCTAATTTCAATCCTTACTTTTTGGTTAGGTATAATGAAACTTATTGAAAAATCGGGACTGCTAAATGTTCTAGTAAAAATAATGAAGCCCTTTGCTAAATTTTTATTCCCAGATGTTCCTGTAAATCACCCTGCCATGTCAGCTATTTTACTAAATATGAGTGCAAACCTTTTAGGCATGGGGAGTGCAGCAACACCATTGGGCCTTAAAGCTATGGAGCAATTACAAGAACTTAACCAGGACAAAAAAACAGCTTCTGATGCCATGTGTACATTTTTAGCTATAAATACCTCAAGTTTAACAATAATACCAACCACTGTAATAGCTTTACGAATGGCTACAGGTTCAACTGACCCTACCAAAATAGTAGGAACAACCATTATAGCAACACTTTGTTCCTCAATTGTGGCTATAACAGTAGATAGATTGTTTAGAAAAGTTTATAGGGGGCGGTAA